The Solirubrobacter pauli sequence TGAGCGCCCAGCCCTCCGTCCGGGCGGTGTCCGTGGTGGCGAGCAACCAGCCGAGGCCGGTCGAGCCGATCACCTCTACGCCGCGCAGGTCGAGCGCGAGCTCCTGCCAGCCGACCGCGCGCAGCTCGTCGACCGCCGTGTCCAGGTCGTCGACCGTGGCCAGGTCGACCTCGCCGCTGACGGCGAGGATCACGCGATCGCGGTCCGGTCGGACCCTGATGGCGAGCGTCGGCGCTCGCAGGGTGGTGGACATCGTGCTCCAATCGGTGTGAACCAGGGTGGAGCGACCACAGGGTCAGGGGAACCGCTCATGCCGAACGGTAGGTCGCGCGCGTGCGCAGCGCGATCCGTGGTTCAGAGCTCTGACCGTGAGCTG is a genomic window containing:
- a CDS encoding STAS domain-containing protein — encoded protein: MSTTLRAPTLAIRVRPDRDRVILAVSGEVDLATVDDLDTAVDELRAVGWQELALDLRGVEVIGSTGLGWLLATTDTARTEGWALTLVDGSPALSRLLKLTGMRGRFSWVRGL